DNA from Kitasatospora acidiphila:
AGATGCTGGCCGAGCTGGCCGTCAACGACCCGAACGCGTTCGCCGCGCTCGTCGAGGCCGCCCAGAAGGCGCTGCCGACCGACGTGAACGCGCCGAAGGTCGCCGCCTGATCGGCGTCGTAGCTCAGTAGACCCGCAGGCTCCCCGGGAGCCTGCGGGTCTGCTTGTTGACGGGTCCGCCCGTTCCAACCGGGTCCACCAGAAAGCGAACCATGGCCAGCACCGACACCCCCCTGCTCAGCTCGCTCCGCTCGCCGCGGGTGATCGCCGCCCGCAAGCTGGCCCGGCGGGCCAGCCGCGGCAAGGAGCGCCGCTTCCTCGCCGAGGGACCGCAGGCGGTGCGCGAGGCGGTGGCCTACGGGCTGCTCCCTGGCTCGGGTGACCACGCCGTGGTCGAGGTCTACGCCACCCCGGAGGCCGCCGAGCGGCACGCCGAGATCGTCCAGTCGGCCCTGAACGCCGGCCTGCCGGTGCTGACCGCCACCGACGAGGTGATCGCCGACATCTGCGACACCGTCACGCCGCAGGGCATCGTGGCGCTCTGCCGGTTCCTCGACACGCCGTTCGAGGAGGTGCTGCGCCGCCGGCCCAAGCTGGTCGCGGTGCTGGCCAACGTGCGCGACCCCGGGAACGCCGGCACCGTGCTGCGCACCGCGGACGCGGCCGGCGCGGACGCCGTGGTGCTCACCGACGCCTCGGTGGACCTCTACAACCCCAAGGCGGTGCGCGCCTCCGTGGGCAGCCTGTTCCACCTGCCGGTCGCCGTCGGGGTGCCGGTCGAGGAGGTGGTGGCCCGGCTGCGGGAGACCGGGGTGCGGGTGCTGGCCGCCGACGGCGCGGGGGAGCGCGACCTGGACCAGGAGCTGGACGAGGGCACCCTGGGCGCCCCGACCGCCTGGATCTTCGGCAACGAGGCCTGGGGGCTGCCGGAGCAGACCCGCGCACTGGCCGACGAGGTGGTGCGCGTCCCCATTCACGGGCACGCCGAGAGCCTGAACCTCGCCACCGCCGCCGCCGTGTGCCTCTACGCCTCCGCTCGCGCCCAGCGTTCGCCCGCAGGGTGTCGCGAGTCGGCCACCGGGCGCTAGGGTCGTCCCAGGCGGGGGCCTGGATGTGCGCGAGTCGTGTGGGATCGGGAGGACGCCCATGAGCGGCGGCGAGGATCGGCCCATGGCCGCCGGGGAAGCGGTGTCCGGCCTCGGTCTTGAGGGCCTGCGGCCGGACGACCTGCCGGACGGCCTGGTGATCGCCGACCGGAACGGCCTGGTGGTCTGCTTCAACGCCGCCGCGGCCCGGCTCACCGGGATCAGCCCGCAGGCCGCCCTCGGCCGCCCGCTGGACGAGGCCCTGCCGCTGGAGGACCTGGACGGCCGCCGCTGGTGGCAACTGACCGATCCGTACGGCGGGTTGGCGATCCGCAGCCGGCAGCCGGAGCGCAATCTGCTGCTGCCCGGCTCCAACCGCGAGGTGCTGGTCTGCGCCCAGTACGTCCGCGAGCGCGCCAAGGGGCCGGTGTGCCGGCTGGTGGTGGCACTGCGCGGCACCGAGGCCCGGCAGCGCACCGAGCGGGCCCACGCCGAGCTGATCGCCACCGTGGCGCACGAGCTGCGCTCCCCGCTGACCAGCGTCAAGGGCTTCACGGCCACCCTCCTCAACAAGTGGGAGCGGTTCACCGACGGCCAGAAGCGGGTGATGCTGGAGACCGTGAACGCGGACGCCGACCGGGTCACCCGCTTGATCGCCGAGCTGCTGGACATCTCCCGGATCGACGCCGGGCGGCTGGAGATCCGCAAGCAGGTGGTCGACCTGGCCGTGGCGGTGCGCCGGCAGGTGGCGGGCAAGGTGGCCGCCGGGACCCCGGCCGAGCGGTTCGACATCCGGCTCGCCGAGGGCCTGCCGCAGCAGTGGGCCGACCCGGACAAGGTCGACCAGGTGCTGGCCAACCTGCTGGAAAACGCGGTGCGGCACGGTGAGGGAACTGTCACCATCGAGGTGGCGCCGGCCAAGGAGATCGTGGAGCCGGCCAGTTGGGAGCACCCGGGCACGGCGCCGCGGGTCGTGGAGGGAACGGCGGTCACCGTGAGCGACGAGGGCAGCGGCATTCCGGAGGAGTCGATGCCGCGCGTCTTCACCCGCTTCTGGCGCGGTTCCAAGCGCGGCGGGACGGGCCTCGGCCTCTACATCGTCAAGGGCATCGTCGAGGCGCACGGCGGCACCATCCGGATCGACCGGGGGCCCGGCGGCGGCGCACGGTTCCGATTTATCCTGCCCGCCGGGGTGCCCGAGTTCATGGTCTGACAGGACCTGCTGCACGGGCCCGGCGGGCCGTCCCCAACCAGGGCAACCACCGGGCGCGACTACACTCGACCTGGTGTAACGCCACCAAGACGAGCAGGAGCACGGGAAAACATCGAGATGTCGGCACCCAACAAGTCCTACGACCCGGTGGAGGTCGAGGCATTGAAGCCCGAAGAGGTCGAGCGCGCCCGTGACGAGGCGGTCGCCGCCTTCGCCGCCGCCGGCAGCCTGGAGGAGCTGAAGCAGGCCAAGGTCGCGCACACCGGCGACCGTTCCCCGCTCGCGCTCGCCAACCGCGAGATCGGCGCGCTGCCGCCGCAGGCCAAGGCCGCCGCCGGCAAGCTGATCGGCCAGGCCCGCGGTGCGGTCAACAAGGCCCTGGCGCAGCGTCAGGCCGAGCTGGAGGCCGAGCGCGACGCCCGGGTGCTGGTCGAGGAGGCGGTGGACGTCACGCTGCCGTACGACCGGGTGCCGCGCGGTGCCCGCCACCCGCTGACCACGCTGGCCGAGCGGATCGAGGACACCTTCGTCGCGATGGGCTACTCGATCGCCGAGGGCCCCGAGGTCGAGGCCGAGTGGCTGAACTTCGACGCGCTCAACCTGGGCCCGGACCACCCGGCCCGCTCCATGCAGGACACCTTCTTCGTGGCCGCCGCCGACGGCTCGGCCGACTCCGGCATGGTGCTGCGCACCCAGACCTCGCCGGTGCAGATCCGCACCATGCTGGCCAAGGAACCGCCGCTGTACGCGGTCTGCCCGGGCCGGGTCTACCGCACCGACGAGCTGGACGCCACCCACACCCGGTGTTCCGCCAGGTCGAGGGCATCGCGGTGGACGAGGGCATCACCTTCGCCGACCTCAAGGGCACCATCGAGCTGCTGGTCTCCAAGCTGATCGGCGACGAGCTGCCGCTGCGCTGGCGTCCCTCGTACTTCCCGTTCACCGAGCCGAGCGCCGAGGTCGACCTGCTCTGCTTCGTGTGCCGCGGTGAGAGCGTGGGCAACCCGGACCGCCCGTGCCGCACCTGCTCCTCCGAGGGCTGGATCGAGCTCGGCGGCTGCGGCGTGGTCAACCCGCGGGTGCTGGTGGCCTCCGGGGTGGATCCGGAGCGCTTCAGCGGGTTCGCGTTCGGCCTGGGCCTGGAGCGGATCCTGATGAACCGTCACAACGTCGCCGACATGCGCGACATGGTCGAGGGTGACGTCCGTTTCACTCTCCCGTTCGGGGTGGAGATCTGATGCGCGTCCCGCTTTCCTGGCTGCGCGAGTACGTCGACCTGCCGACGACGGTCACCGGTCGCGAGGTCGCCGAGAAGCTGATCCAGGCCGGCCTGGAGGTCGAGACCGTCGAGCAGCTCGGCGCCGACCTCAAGGGCCCGCTGGCGGTCGGCGAGGTGCTCTCCATCGAGGAGCTGACCGGCTTCAAGAAGCCGATCCGCTACTGCATGGTCAACGTCGGCGACGCCAACGGCACCGGCGAGCCGCAGGAGATCGTCTGCGGCGCGCGGAACTTCAAGGTCGGCGACAAGGTGGTCGTGGTGCTGCCCGGCGCCGTGCTGCCCGGTCCGTTCCCGATCTCGGCCCGGCAGACCTACGGCCGCACCTCGGCCGGCATGATCTGCTCGGCCCGCGAGCTCGGCATGGGCGATGACCACGACGGCATCATCGTGCTGCCGGAGCACTACGAGCCCGGCACCGACGCGATCGAGCTGCTGCAGCTGGTCGACGAGGTGCTGGACATCGCCGTCACCCCCGACCGCGGCTACTGCCTGTCGATGCGCGGCGTGGCCCGGGAGGCCGCCGCCGCCTTCGGGCTGCCGCTGGCCGACCCGGCGCTGCTGGACACCCCGCCGGCCAACTCCTACGGCTACCTGGTCAAGGTCGCCGACCCGGCCGGCTGCGACCGCTTCGTGGCCCGCACCGTGACGGGCGTCGACCCGGCCGCCAAGTCGCCGATCTGGCTGCAGCGCCGCCTGCAGAAGATGCACATCCGGCCGATCTCGCTGACCGTCGACATCACCAACTACGTGATGCTGGAGATCGGTCAGCCGCTGCACGCCTACGACCGGAACCGCGTCTCGGGCGCGATCACGGTCCGCCGCGCGGCCGCCGGCGAGACCCTGACCACCCTGGACGGGGTCAAGCGCAAGCTGTCCGACGAGGACCTGCTGATCTGCGACGAGTCCGGCCCGATCGGCCTGGCCGGCGTGATGGGCGGCGCCTCGACCGAGATCCTCGACCCGGTGGCCGACCCGGAGACCGGCCAGGTCACCGGCACCACCGAGGTGATCATCGAGGCGGCGCGCTTCGACCCGGTCGCCATCGCCCGCACCGCCAAGCGGCACAAGCTGCCCTCCGAGGCCTCCAAGCGCTTCGAGCGCGGGGTCGACCCGGAGGCCGCCCGGGCCGCCGCGCAGCGCGCCGTCGACCTGCTGGTGCTGATCGCCGGCGGCACGGCCGAGGCCGGGGTCACCGACATCGCCGCCCCGCACCCGGTGCGCATCATCACCATCGCGGCCGATCTGCCGGACCGGGTCGCGGGCACGCCGTACGGCCGGGAGACGGTCGCCCGCCGGCTGCAGGAGGTCGGCTGCACGGTGATCGGGGCCGACCTGCTGGAGGTCACCCCGCCGACCTGGCGCCCCGACCTGACCGACCCCAACGACCTGGCGGAGGAGGTCATCCGGCTGGAGGGCTACGACAACGTGCCCGCCCGGATGCCCCAGGTGCCGCCGGGCCAGGGGCTGACGGCGGCCCAGCGGATGCACCGCCGGATCGGCGTGGCGCTGGCCGGGGCCGGCTACGTCGAGATCAACGCCTACCCGTTCATCGGCGACGCCGCCTTCGACGACCTGGGCCTGGCCGCGGACGACGTCCGCCGCCGCACCGTCAAGCTGGTCAACCCGCTGAACGACGAGGAGCCGGCGCTGCGCACCACGCTGCTGCCGGGCCTGCTCGGGGCGCTGCGCCGCAACGTCGGCCGCGGCAACACCGATCTGGCGATCTTCGAGACCGGGCTGGTCTTCCTGCCCGACGCACAGGCGAAGGTGGCGCCGCGCCCGGCCGTCGACCGGCGGCCGACCGACGCCGAGCTGGCCGAGCTGGACGCCGCGCTGCCCAAGCAGCCGCGCCATGTCGCGGTGGCGCTGGCCGGGGAGCGGCTGCCCTCCGGCTGGTGGGGCAAGGGCGGGCAGGCCGGCTGGGCGGACGCCGTGGAGGCGGCCCGGGTGGTGGCGCGCGCGGCCGGCGTGGAGCTGGCGGTGCGTCAGGGCCAGAACGACCCCTGGCACCCCGGGCGCTGCGCGGAGCTGCTGGTCGCCGGCACCGACCGGGTCGTCGGCTACGCCGGCGAGCTGCACCCGCGGGTGGTCAAGTCGCTGCACCTGCCGGAGCGCACCTCGGTGATGGAGCTGGACCTGGACGCGCTGGCCGCCGACGGCGAGCAGCGGGTGCAGGGGCCGACGGTGTCCACCTTCCCGGTGGCCACCCAGGACGTCGCGCTGATCGTGGACAGCGAGGTCCCCGCCGCCCAGGTGGAGGCCGCGCTGCGGGACGGCGCGGGCGAACTGCTGGAGGCGATCCGGCTGTTCGACGTCTTCACCGGTGAGCAGGTGGGCGAGGGCAAGAAGTCGCTGGCCTACGCGCTGCGGTTCCGGGCCACCGACCGCACGCTGACCGCCGACGAGGCCTCCGCCGCCCGCGAGGCCGCCGTCGCCACCGCCGCCGAGCGGACCGGCGCGGTGCTGCGCGGGGCGTAACCGCCGCCAACACCCGTGGGGCCCCGGCCGGTTGGCCGGGGCCCCACGCTGTTTCACGCGGTGAGGAACGAGATGGCCGCCGGGAGCAGGGCCGGGGCGTGCAGCACGTCGTAGTGGGTGGCGCCGGGCAGCACGGCGAGCCGGGAGACCGGGCGGTCCGCGGCGGCCCAGCCCGCGTCCCGCTGGCCGCCGCCGAGCAGCCGCCAGAACTCGACCATGTGCGCCGGGGTGATCGAGTCGGCGTCGGCGAAGGCCAGCAGGGTGGGCACGTTGAGGGCGGCCACCTCGGTGGACCAGTCGTACTCCTGGGTCAGCAGGTCGCTCATCTTGGTGTGCAGCAGCGGCCAGTCCTCGGGGCGCGGCGCGACGGCGGCGTAGGTCTGGTAGATCGGGGAGGGCTTCATGGCCTCGGCCGACTCCGGGCCCATCTCGCCCATGGCCTCCAGGATCTCCGGGTACCAGCCGGACCGGGCGAACGCGATCGAGACCACCACCAGGCGCCGGACCAGCTCCGGGTGCTGGATCGCGGTGCGCAGCGCGGTGGAACCGCCGAACGAGTAGCCCAGCAGATCGGCCCGGCCCAGGCCGAGGTGCTTGATCAGGGCGGCGATGTCGTCACCCAGCGTCTGGTAGCGGATCGGCCGGTCGACGTCCGCGGTGCGGCCGTGGCCCTGCAGGTCGACCGCGATCACCCGGCGGTGCTCGGCCAGCGCCGGGATCAGCGGCGCGACCATCTCGGTGGAGCCGAGGCCGCCGTGCAGCAGCACCAGCGGCTCGCCCGAGCCCTGCTCGGTGTAGTAGAGGTTGACTCCGTTGACCTCGGCGTAGCTCATGCGTGTGCCCTCTCCAGGCGGGTGGTCGGCTCTTCCGGGAGAGTGGACGGACGGCGGCGACCGAACTCATCGGTCGCCGCCGTCTTTCTCGGGAAGGTTTTTTCGAGCGTCAGTCCAGG
Protein-coding regions in this window:
- a CDS encoding TrmH family RNA methyltransferase, yielding MASTDTPLLSSLRSPRVIAARKLARRASRGKERRFLAEGPQAVREAVAYGLLPGSGDHAVVEVYATPEAAERHAEIVQSALNAGLPVLTATDEVIADICDTVTPQGIVALCRFLDTPFEEVLRRRPKLVAVLANVRDPGNAGTVLRTADAAGADAVVLTDASVDLYNPKAVRASVGSLFHLPVAVGVPVEEVVARLRETGVRVLAADGAGERDLDQELDEGTLGAPTAWIFGNEAWGLPEQTRALADEVVRVPIHGHAESLNLATAAAVCLYASARAQRSPAGCRESATGR
- a CDS encoding sensor histidine kinase encodes the protein MAAGEAVSGLGLEGLRPDDLPDGLVIADRNGLVVCFNAAAARLTGISPQAALGRPLDEALPLEDLDGRRWWQLTDPYGGLAIRSRQPERNLLLPGSNREVLVCAQYVRERAKGPVCRLVVALRGTEARQRTERAHAELIATVAHELRSPLTSVKGFTATLLNKWERFTDGQKRVMLETVNADADRVTRLIAELLDISRIDAGRLEIRKQVVDLAVAVRRQVAGKVAAGTPAERFDIRLAEGLPQQWADPDKVDQVLANLLENAVRHGEGTVTIEVAPAKEIVEPASWEHPGTAPRVVEGTAVTVSDEGSGIPEESMPRVFTRFWRGSKRGGTGLGLYIVKGIVEAHGGTIRIDRGPGGGARFRFILPAGVPEFMV
- the pheT gene encoding phenylalanine--tRNA ligase subunit beta, giving the protein MRVPLSWLREYVDLPTTVTGREVAEKLIQAGLEVETVEQLGADLKGPLAVGEVLSIEELTGFKKPIRYCMVNVGDANGTGEPQEIVCGARNFKVGDKVVVVLPGAVLPGPFPISARQTYGRTSAGMICSARELGMGDDHDGIIVLPEHYEPGTDAIELLQLVDEVLDIAVTPDRGYCLSMRGVAREAAAAFGLPLADPALLDTPPANSYGYLVKVADPAGCDRFVARTVTGVDPAAKSPIWLQRRLQKMHIRPISLTVDITNYVMLEIGQPLHAYDRNRVSGAITVRRAAAGETLTTLDGVKRKLSDEDLLICDESGPIGLAGVMGGASTEILDPVADPETGQVTGTTEVIIEAARFDPVAIARTAKRHKLPSEASKRFERGVDPEAARAAAQRAVDLLVLIAGGTAEAGVTDIAAPHPVRIITIAADLPDRVAGTPYGRETVARRLQEVGCTVIGADLLEVTPPTWRPDLTDPNDLAEEVIRLEGYDNVPARMPQVPPGQGLTAAQRMHRRIGVALAGAGYVEINAYPFIGDAAFDDLGLAADDVRRRTVKLVNPLNDEEPALRTTLLPGLLGALRRNVGRGNTDLAIFETGLVFLPDAQAKVAPRPAVDRRPTDAELAELDAALPKQPRHVAVALAGERLPSGWWGKGGQAGWADAVEAARVVARAAGVELAVRQGQNDPWHPGRCAELLVAGTDRVVGYAGELHPRVVKSLHLPERTSVMELDLDALAADGEQRVQGPTVSTFPVATQDVALIVDSEVPAAQVEAALRDGAGELLEAIRLFDVFTGEQVGEGKKSLAYALRFRATDRTLTADEASAAREAAVATAAERTGAVLRGA
- a CDS encoding alpha/beta fold hydrolase, whose amino-acid sequence is MSYAEVNGVNLYYTEQGSGEPLVLLHGGLGSTEMVAPLIPALAEHRRVIAVDLQGHGRTADVDRPIRYQTLGDDIAALIKHLGLGRADLLGYSFGGSTALRTAIQHPELVRRLVVVSIAFARSGWYPEILEAMGEMGPESAEAMKPSPIYQTYAAVAPRPEDWPLLHTKMSDLLTQEYDWSTEVAALNVPTLLAFADADSITPAHMVEFWRLLGGGQRDAGWAAADRPVSRLAVLPGATHYDVLHAPALLPAAISFLTA